From one Vigna radiata var. radiata cultivar VC1973A unplaced genomic scaffold, Vradiata_ver6 scaffold_372, whole genome shotgun sequence genomic stretch:
- the LOC106780173 gene encoding uncharacterized protein LOC106780173 isoform X2 — METLTPSSDTKKAADLLQNLSLDSEPKTTVVPEPAKSGHALAKVPKPFNLNASFIPNGHPSTAYYYGGYDGQGDWNSYSRYMNLNGGMTQGVWGDGSSYLYHQGYGYTPYGAPMQHDDKFYGLQQYHYPSYYQSPTSADGSFAANKINAQPGKVSTAISDEHTPSSGVINNGSSVGVVNEDSTNNNGLKDFLSSSKPSLLNSNDSTYQRAGFPVYSPLPGHQDPRVVPHGTQPALPSEALIFSDKKSYDGAKIGLSSPAVPVKKTSSQRNTAIPQPLPQSMNYGSLHSSGLEPFYGFINGIYPSNTMYNQYGNAYRPNSHIGPAPYGFRMGSVDNKFKVANGRVNDHFKRNMDGFGELNKGPRSGNGSDDKSMKGPGPVTPLKEGQNLRIKSDNKELLLIPNKKQFDGEDFSENYSDAKFFVIKSYSEDDIHKSIKYNVWSSTLNGNKKLDAAYHEAKEKPGDCPVFLLFSVNTSGQFVGLAEMVSPVDFGRTVEYWQQDRWTGCFSVKWHIIKDIPNSVLRHITLENNENKPVTNSRDTQEVKFQKGIQVLKIFKEQSSKTCILDDFGFYETREKMIQERKSKEQQVPKQVKQDKRRIW; from the exons ATGGAAACCCTCACTCCTTCCTCTGACACCAAAA AAGCTGCAGATTTACTGCAGAATTTATCCTTGGACTCTGAGCCCAAGACCACTGTAGTTCCGGAGCCTGCAAAG AGTGGGCACGCCCTAGCTAAGGTGCCCAAGCCATTTAACCTGAATGCAAGCTTCATTCCAAATGGACATCCATCGACTGCTTACTATTATGGAG GTTATGATGGGCAAGGTGATTGGAACTCTTACTCCAGATATATGAACCTTAACGGAGGGATGACGCAA GGTGTTTGGGGGGATGGCTCTTCTTATTTGTATCATCAAGGTTATGGTTATACACCATATGGAGCACCCATGCAACATGATGATAAGTTCTATGGGCTGCAACAGTACCATTACCCTTCCTACTACCAGTCTCCAACTTCTGCTGATGGGTCTTTTGCTGCTAACAAAATCAATGCTCAACCAGGGAAAGTATCAACTGCAATCAGTGATGAACATACCCCTTCATCTGGTGTTATTAATAATGGAAGCAGTGTTGGTGTAGTCAACGAAGATTCTACAAATAACAATGGGTTGAAGGATTTTTTGTCAAGTTCCAAACCCTCATTGTTGAATTCAAATGATTCTACTTATCAAAGGGCTGGTTTTCCTGTATATTCTCCTTTGCCAGGTCATCAAGATCCAAGAGTAGTTCCTCATGGGACTCAACCCGCATTACCTTCAGAAGCCTTAATATTTTCTGATAAAAAGTCCTATGATGGGGCAAAAATTGGATTATCTTCTCCAGCTGTGCCTGTCAAGAAGACATCCTCTCAAAGGAATACAGCTATTCCTCAGCCACTTCCACAGTCCATG AACTATGGTTCCTTACATTCATCTGGACTAGAACCTTTCTATGGATTCATTAATGGGATATACCCAAGCAACACAATGTACAACCAATATGGAAACGCATATAGACCTAATTCTCATATTGGACCTGCTCCCTATGGATTTAGAATGGGGTCCGTTGATAACAAGTTTAAAGTTGCAAATGGCCGTGTGAATGatcattttaaaagaaatatggatGGTTTTGGTGAGCTGAATAAGGGACCAAGATCTGGCAATGGTTCGGATGATAAAAGTATGAAAGGTCCTGGACCTGTCACACCATTAAAAGAGGGACAGAATCTTCGAATTAAAAGTGATAATAAAGAATTGCTTCTCATTCCTAACAAGAAACAGTTCGACGGGGAAGATTTTTCTGAGAACTATTCTGATGCAAAATTCTTTGTCATCAAATCTTATAGTGAGGATGATATTCATAAAagcataaaatataatgtttggTCAAGCACCCTTAACGGCAATAAAAAGCTGGATGCAGCATATCATGAAGCCAAAGAGAAGCCTGGTGACTGTCCTGTATTTTTGCTATTTTCG GTCAACACTAGTGGACAATTTGTTGGTTTAGCAGAGATGGTGAGCCCAGTTGATTTTGGTAGAACGGTGGAGTATTGGCAGCAGGATAGGTGGACTGGTTGCTTTTCTGTGAAGTGGCATATCATAAAGGATATCCCGAACAGTGTATTGAGGCACATTACTCtcgaaaataatgaaaacaaaccTGTTACCAATAGTAGAGACACTCAGGAG GTTAAGTTTCAGAAGGGTATTCAAGTTCTCAAAATCTTCAAGGAGCAGTCGAGCAAGACGTGCATTCTGGATGATTTTGGCTTTTATGAGACTCGTGAAAAAATGATTCAGGAAAGAAAATCTAAGGAACAACAGGTTCCAAAACAG GTGAAGCAGGACAAAAGGAGAATCTGGTAG
- the LOC106780173 gene encoding uncharacterized protein LOC106780173 isoform X1, whose protein sequence is METLTPSSDTKKAADLLQNLSLDSEPKTTVVPEPAKSGHALAKVPKPFNLNASFIPNGHPSTAYYYGGYDGQGDWNSYSRYMNLNGGMTQGVWGDGSSYLYHQGYGYTPYGAPMQHDDKFYGLQQYHYPSYYQSPTSADGSFAANKINAQPGKVSTAISDEHTPSSGVINNGSSVGVVNEDSTNNNGLKDFLSSSKPSLLNSNDSTYQRAGFPVYSPLPGHQDPRVVPHGTQPALPSEALIFSDKKSYDGAKIGLSSPAVPVKKTSSQRNTAIPQPLPQSMNYGSLHSSGLEPFYGFINGIYPSNTMYNQYGNAYRPNSHIGPAPYGFRMGSVDNKFKVANGRVNDHFKRNMDGFGELNKGPRSGNGSDDKSMKGPGPVTPLKEGQNLRIKSDNKELLLIPNKKQFDGEDFSENYSDAKFFVIKSYSEDDIHKSIKYNVWSSTLNGNKKLDAAYHEAKEKPGDCPVFLLFSVNTSGQFVGLAEMVSPVDFGRTVEYWQQDRWTGCFSVKWHIIKDIPNSVLRHITLENNENKPVTNSRDTQEVKFQKGIQVLKIFKEQSSKTCILDDFGFYETREKMIQERKSKEQQVPKQVSKSHDEALTNESATTGEAGQKENLVEENGSITQTIEDCSNKC, encoded by the exons ATGGAAACCCTCACTCCTTCCTCTGACACCAAAA AAGCTGCAGATTTACTGCAGAATTTATCCTTGGACTCTGAGCCCAAGACCACTGTAGTTCCGGAGCCTGCAAAG AGTGGGCACGCCCTAGCTAAGGTGCCCAAGCCATTTAACCTGAATGCAAGCTTCATTCCAAATGGACATCCATCGACTGCTTACTATTATGGAG GTTATGATGGGCAAGGTGATTGGAACTCTTACTCCAGATATATGAACCTTAACGGAGGGATGACGCAA GGTGTTTGGGGGGATGGCTCTTCTTATTTGTATCATCAAGGTTATGGTTATACACCATATGGAGCACCCATGCAACATGATGATAAGTTCTATGGGCTGCAACAGTACCATTACCCTTCCTACTACCAGTCTCCAACTTCTGCTGATGGGTCTTTTGCTGCTAACAAAATCAATGCTCAACCAGGGAAAGTATCAACTGCAATCAGTGATGAACATACCCCTTCATCTGGTGTTATTAATAATGGAAGCAGTGTTGGTGTAGTCAACGAAGATTCTACAAATAACAATGGGTTGAAGGATTTTTTGTCAAGTTCCAAACCCTCATTGTTGAATTCAAATGATTCTACTTATCAAAGGGCTGGTTTTCCTGTATATTCTCCTTTGCCAGGTCATCAAGATCCAAGAGTAGTTCCTCATGGGACTCAACCCGCATTACCTTCAGAAGCCTTAATATTTTCTGATAAAAAGTCCTATGATGGGGCAAAAATTGGATTATCTTCTCCAGCTGTGCCTGTCAAGAAGACATCCTCTCAAAGGAATACAGCTATTCCTCAGCCACTTCCACAGTCCATG AACTATGGTTCCTTACATTCATCTGGACTAGAACCTTTCTATGGATTCATTAATGGGATATACCCAAGCAACACAATGTACAACCAATATGGAAACGCATATAGACCTAATTCTCATATTGGACCTGCTCCCTATGGATTTAGAATGGGGTCCGTTGATAACAAGTTTAAAGTTGCAAATGGCCGTGTGAATGatcattttaaaagaaatatggatGGTTTTGGTGAGCTGAATAAGGGACCAAGATCTGGCAATGGTTCGGATGATAAAAGTATGAAAGGTCCTGGACCTGTCACACCATTAAAAGAGGGACAGAATCTTCGAATTAAAAGTGATAATAAAGAATTGCTTCTCATTCCTAACAAGAAACAGTTCGACGGGGAAGATTTTTCTGAGAACTATTCTGATGCAAAATTCTTTGTCATCAAATCTTATAGTGAGGATGATATTCATAAAagcataaaatataatgtttggTCAAGCACCCTTAACGGCAATAAAAAGCTGGATGCAGCATATCATGAAGCCAAAGAGAAGCCTGGTGACTGTCCTGTATTTTTGCTATTTTCG GTCAACACTAGTGGACAATTTGTTGGTTTAGCAGAGATGGTGAGCCCAGTTGATTTTGGTAGAACGGTGGAGTATTGGCAGCAGGATAGGTGGACTGGTTGCTTTTCTGTGAAGTGGCATATCATAAAGGATATCCCGAACAGTGTATTGAGGCACATTACTCtcgaaaataatgaaaacaaaccTGTTACCAATAGTAGAGACACTCAGGAG GTTAAGTTTCAGAAGGGTATTCAAGTTCTCAAAATCTTCAAGGAGCAGTCGAGCAAGACGTGCATTCTGGATGATTTTGGCTTTTATGAGACTCGTGAAAAAATGATTCAGGAAAGAAAATCTAAGGAACAACAGGTTCCAAAACAG GTTAGCAAGTCTCACGATGAAGCCTTGACTAATGAATCAGCTACTACAGGTGAAGCAGGACAAAAGGAGAATCTGGTAGAAGAGAATGGATCAATAACTCAAACAATTGAAGACTGTTCAAACAAGTGTTAA
- the LOC106780173 gene encoding uncharacterized protein LOC106780173 isoform X3, translated as MNLNGGMTQGVWGDGSSYLYHQGYGYTPYGAPMQHDDKFYGLQQYHYPSYYQSPTSADGSFAANKINAQPGKVSTAISDEHTPSSGVINNGSSVGVVNEDSTNNNGLKDFLSSSKPSLLNSNDSTYQRAGFPVYSPLPGHQDPRVVPHGTQPALPSEALIFSDKKSYDGAKIGLSSPAVPVKKTSSQRNTAIPQPLPQSMNYGSLHSSGLEPFYGFINGIYPSNTMYNQYGNAYRPNSHIGPAPYGFRMGSVDNKFKVANGRVNDHFKRNMDGFGELNKGPRSGNGSDDKSMKGPGPVTPLKEGQNLRIKSDNKELLLIPNKKQFDGEDFSENYSDAKFFVIKSYSEDDIHKSIKYNVWSSTLNGNKKLDAAYHEAKEKPGDCPVFLLFSVNTSGQFVGLAEMVSPVDFGRTVEYWQQDRWTGCFSVKWHIIKDIPNSVLRHITLENNENKPVTNSRDTQEVKFQKGIQVLKIFKEQSSKTCILDDFGFYETREKMIQERKSKEQQVPKQVSKSHDEALTNESATTGEAGQKENLVEENGSITQTIEDCSNKC; from the exons ATGAACCTTAACGGAGGGATGACGCAA GGTGTTTGGGGGGATGGCTCTTCTTATTTGTATCATCAAGGTTATGGTTATACACCATATGGAGCACCCATGCAACATGATGATAAGTTCTATGGGCTGCAACAGTACCATTACCCTTCCTACTACCAGTCTCCAACTTCTGCTGATGGGTCTTTTGCTGCTAACAAAATCAATGCTCAACCAGGGAAAGTATCAACTGCAATCAGTGATGAACATACCCCTTCATCTGGTGTTATTAATAATGGAAGCAGTGTTGGTGTAGTCAACGAAGATTCTACAAATAACAATGGGTTGAAGGATTTTTTGTCAAGTTCCAAACCCTCATTGTTGAATTCAAATGATTCTACTTATCAAAGGGCTGGTTTTCCTGTATATTCTCCTTTGCCAGGTCATCAAGATCCAAGAGTAGTTCCTCATGGGACTCAACCCGCATTACCTTCAGAAGCCTTAATATTTTCTGATAAAAAGTCCTATGATGGGGCAAAAATTGGATTATCTTCTCCAGCTGTGCCTGTCAAGAAGACATCCTCTCAAAGGAATACAGCTATTCCTCAGCCACTTCCACAGTCCATG AACTATGGTTCCTTACATTCATCTGGACTAGAACCTTTCTATGGATTCATTAATGGGATATACCCAAGCAACACAATGTACAACCAATATGGAAACGCATATAGACCTAATTCTCATATTGGACCTGCTCCCTATGGATTTAGAATGGGGTCCGTTGATAACAAGTTTAAAGTTGCAAATGGCCGTGTGAATGatcattttaaaagaaatatggatGGTTTTGGTGAGCTGAATAAGGGACCAAGATCTGGCAATGGTTCGGATGATAAAAGTATGAAAGGTCCTGGACCTGTCACACCATTAAAAGAGGGACAGAATCTTCGAATTAAAAGTGATAATAAAGAATTGCTTCTCATTCCTAACAAGAAACAGTTCGACGGGGAAGATTTTTCTGAGAACTATTCTGATGCAAAATTCTTTGTCATCAAATCTTATAGTGAGGATGATATTCATAAAagcataaaatataatgtttggTCAAGCACCCTTAACGGCAATAAAAAGCTGGATGCAGCATATCATGAAGCCAAAGAGAAGCCTGGTGACTGTCCTGTATTTTTGCTATTTTCG GTCAACACTAGTGGACAATTTGTTGGTTTAGCAGAGATGGTGAGCCCAGTTGATTTTGGTAGAACGGTGGAGTATTGGCAGCAGGATAGGTGGACTGGTTGCTTTTCTGTGAAGTGGCATATCATAAAGGATATCCCGAACAGTGTATTGAGGCACATTACTCtcgaaaataatgaaaacaaaccTGTTACCAATAGTAGAGACACTCAGGAG GTTAAGTTTCAGAAGGGTATTCAAGTTCTCAAAATCTTCAAGGAGCAGTCGAGCAAGACGTGCATTCTGGATGATTTTGGCTTTTATGAGACTCGTGAAAAAATGATTCAGGAAAGAAAATCTAAGGAACAACAGGTTCCAAAACAG GTTAGCAAGTCTCACGATGAAGCCTTGACTAATGAATCAGCTACTACAGGTGAAGCAGGACAAAAGGAGAATCTGGTAGAAGAGAATGGATCAATAACTCAAACAATTGAAGACTGTTCAAACAAGTGTTAA